The Monodelphis domestica isolate mMonDom1 chromosome 7, mMonDom1.pri, whole genome shotgun sequence genome window below encodes:
- the LOC100021419 gene encoding interferon tau-2-like translates to MTFWSLLPVALVLLCSSTFCSLGCDLTQGLQEDFSLLNQMSTFSLVPCLKDRTSFNLPKEALEDNKLQRGDAIIIFHEMLQQMFTLFSQNAAPVAWDQTQLMQLLMGLDQQIEQLERCLTQDVEQDEPSLGRENPLMALKNYFQGISQYLQGKGYSHCAWEVTRVEIRRCFLFLSKLSRKFRD, encoded by the coding sequence ATGACCTTCTGGAGCTTGTTGCCAGTTGCCCTGGTGTTGCTCTGCTCCAGCACTTTCTGCTCCCTGGGCTGTGATCTGACACAAGGCCTCCAGGAAGACTTCTCACTTCTGAACCAGATGAGCACATTTTCCCTGGTACCATGTTTGAAGGACAGGACCAGCTTCAACTTGCCAAAAGAAGCCCTGGAGGACAACAAGCTCCAGAGGGGAGATGCCATAATCATTTTCCATGAGATGCTCCAGCAGATGTTCACCCTCTTCAGCCAGAATGCTGCTCCTGTTGCTTGGGATCAGACCCAGCTCATGCAACTGCTCATGGGTCTGGATCAGCAGATAGAACAGTTGGAACGTTGTCTTACACAGGATGTAGAACAAGATGAGCCCTCCTTGGGAAGAGAGAACCCCCTGATGGCCCTGAAGAACTACTTCCAAGGAATAAGCCAGTATCTGCAAGGAAAAGGATACAGCCATTGTGCCTGGGAGGTCACTCGAGTGGAAATCAGGAGATGCTTTCTGTTCTTAAGCAAACTTTCAAGAAAATTCAGGGACTAA